TGCAGTGTTCGCACTACATTCGCAGAGCTGCCAAGAAGAGAAATCGCAGCTGGGATTTGCAGAGAGTCGGGCTGGCGTTTGACACGACTCGCCCCGCTTGATCATTTCGACAAGAGCTACGTCGCTGTGCGTGCCGAGGCGTCCTTTCGTAAACCTACCGAATGAGCCAACATACAAGGGAACAGCCATGTCTAGAGCAATTGTTTTCCCCGTTCTTCTTAGCTGCCTGGCGGCTGAAGTCGCTGCAACACAGGCGGTTGGACTTAAGCCCGAGGCCTCGAAACCGCGCATCGTCGTTACGACGGACCTCGGCGCCGACCCCGATGACGAGCAATCACTGGTGCGGCTGTTGGTTTCTGCTAACGAGTTCGACATCGAGGGATTGGTGGTCTCGACTGGCTGCTGGAAGAAGTCGCAAAGCAACACCAGGATGCTCGACAAGATCGTGGCCGCCTATGGTAAGGTGCTACCGAACTTGCAGGTTCACGCCAAGGGCTTTCCCTCGCTGGAGTATTTGAAGTCGATTTCGGTCGTGGGCCAAACCGGCTACGGCATGGATGACGTTGGCGACGGCAAAGACACCAAGGGATCCGACCTGATCATCGCCTCGGTAGACAAGGACGACACGCGGCCGGTGTGGGTGGGCTGCTGGGGCGGCGCCAACAACGTCGCGCAAGCGATTTGGAAGGTCCAGAAAACTCGCTCGGAAGCCGAACTCAAGAAGTTCCTGGCCAAGCTGCGTGTGTTCGACATTCTAGGGCAGGACGACGCTGGCGCTTGGATTGCCAAGAACTTCCCTGACGTGCTGTACATTCGCGCCACCGGGGTTTACGGATGGGCGCCGTCCGATGAGTATCTAGACGAACACATCCAAAGCCATGGCCCATTGGGCGCCGTATACCCGGATCGCAAATGGGCGACCGAAGGCGACACCCCAGCTTTTATGCACGTGTATCCCAATGGGTTGAACGATCCCGACAAGATTGACCAAGGTGGCTGGGGCGGTCGTTTTGGACTAACGAAGAAGACCGGCATCAAGAGCATGTCAGGGGTCAAGGGCGAGGAACGGAAATTCGACCCCTACGACATGTATGGCAACACGTCTGAAGGCGCCGGCGCGATCAAGCGTTGGAAAACCGGATACAACAACAACTTTCAGGCCCGCATGGACTGGAGCATCACTGACGAATACTCCAAAGCGAATCACCACCCGATTGCCGTTGTCAATGGCGACAAGACCCGGGATGTCCTGGAGGTTCGGGCTTCCGCCGGTTCCACGGTCAAGCTTAGCGCGGCTGGCTCGAGCGATCCCGACGACGATTCACTGAGCTATTCCTGGAAATTCTACAAGGAGCCCAGTTCCTACGACGGCAATGTTTCGATCAAAGGCGACTCTTCCGCTGAAGCAGAGGTGTCGATTCCTGCCAATGCAGCCGACCAAGACATCCACGTGATCTTGGAGTTGCACGACGACGGTTTACCGAATCTCTACGCTTACCGTCGCGTGGTGGTCAGCGTCGGCGCACTGCAGGCGAATAAGGCCGATAAGGCAGGCGTACCGCGTGCGGTGGAAGGCGAGGAAAGCGTTGGGCAGTCCTTCAACACCTGGTTGAAGAGCTACATTCCGACTAAATACGCCGATGCCAAAATTGATGATCACGGCGGATGGACTCAGGCGCATCTTTCGAACTTGATAGCAAGTTGGGCGCCCTGGAACGAGTCCGGCATGACCCTGAAGGGCGTCCACGACATCGAAGAAGGTGAAGCACTGTTCGTATCCAAGGCCAAGAACTCAGACTGGCCCGAGAGCAATTCCGTCACCTACTGGGAAGGAGCGGGCTACTACATTTCTAGCTACCAGGCCGAGTCGATGGCGGATTGGAACGTCGAAGGCAGCACGGTCGTGCAATTTGACGGCGACCCGAAGCAGTTTGCATCCGAAGTCGCCAAGGCGTTCAGCGCGTCAAGGCAATCATCCGTTTATCGGGCGGATGCGACTCTCCTGGTATCTACCGCGACCGCCGCACCCGAGCGGTTGCGGGTGATTATGACGTCTGATTTCCCACCCATTGGCGTCGTGAAGTCGGGCAATGTGCCCAACAATCAGAAGAGCGATCCGGACGATATGCAGTCGATGGTCCGGTTTCTCCTCTATAGCAACGAGTTCGATGTCGAAGGACTCATCGCTTCCGCGGGAACTTTCGCCATGGAAGCTCACAAGAAGAATATTCTGGACGTGATCGATCGATACGAAATGGTCTATGACAACCTGAAGAAACACGACGCCAACTATCCGACGCCGGACGCCCTGCGTGCGGTCACGTTCGAGGGCAAGGGCAACAATCACGGACTGAAGATTAAGTGGGGCCGCGGCAAGCAGCCCTACACGGATATCGTCGGCGAAGGTCTCGACAGCGAGGCATCGCGGGCCATCATCGCCGCGGCGGACAAGCCGGATCCCCGACCGATCTGGATTGGCGTCTGGGGCGGTCCGCGCGAGGTCGCTCAGGCAATCTGGGATGTGAAAAACACACGAAGCGAAGCGGAGCTCAAGGCGTTCATCAGCAAGCTTCGCGTCTTCTTGATCGCCTATCAGGATGCCTCGCACGGGTGGCTAATGGAGGAATTTCCCGACCTGTTCATTATCGACTCGCGAAAGACCTACCAGGGAATGTTCGGCGGTCGCGATGCCCTGTCGGACCTAGCCTGGGTCAACAAGCACGTCCGTAACGACCACGGGCCGCTTGCCGAGATCTATCCGCACGAGGGCATGGGGTGCACCGGCGTGTGCGAAGGCGATTCGCCGACGTTCATGTATCTGGTCAGCGCCAATCGGGGGATCAACGACCCGGAAGACCCCACCCAGCCAAGTTGGGGCGGGCAATATCGGCGCAAGCCCAATACGAGTCATTATGTGGATGGTCCGGGCGGTTCCAGCATTGCGAAGTGGCGAGAGCAGTATCAAAGGGAGTTTGCAGTACGAGTTGATTGGTGCCTCGGTCCGTAATTGCGCGAGACTGACCAAGCTGTAGGTCAGAATGCGCCAGGCGTATGCGTAAACTTTCTCTTGGGAACTTCATTCGGACAATCCTATGAGCAATGAATGACAGGGTTCACATTGGCTGACTTGCGCGTGGCGATCGCCATCACTGAAGTCTTGTTGCCGTTGCTAGTGCCGCCGATCCAGTCGGCGCGGAAATCGTTTCGTTGCACGAATTGTACGATCACTCTGCGGTACTTGGGCTTGGCAACATTCTTGCATCACGAGTCCCAAGGCCGATCCCTCGGCGTTGGCTGGGGATATACCTTAGTCGGCCTCCTCGGTCGGTACCCTGGGGGTTCACACGCTAACCTCCTTCATCTACTGAACAGTCGGCATTGCACACTCTCGATGCCGGGATTTCCTACGCAGACACGATCACGGCGAGCGTTATTTGAGTAGCAGCTACATCACTCTCTTTGACTGTTCATCGAGGAACCGTGCAGGAGCCAGTCGAAGCTATCAAGGAGCTGACATGAGGGCTCTGGTCAAGTCGCGATGGCAAGTCGCACCGACTACGTAGGGCACGGCGGAGACAAGTTCGCGTTGTACAGAGCGGACCCGCATTCGCAGGAAGACGGCTTCAGTTGGTCGAACACGTATAGTTGCATATGCGCAGCTGGCTAGATATGGAGCAGATCGAAGGCGAGGGCAGCCACACGTACCTTGCTGGGAAGAAACATATTGCATCAGTCCCCATAACGGTAGAAATGACCACGAGGGCAACGAGAGCTTAAACAGCGGCGATAGCTATGATGTCGCAAGTTGGGCGGCAGTCCAGCTGCCGACGACACTCCTTGTCTAGTGCAGCACACCGCATTTCGCAATGCCCATACTTCGAGACTGTGTACGAACTATTGCGATGGGCTATCGCACATCTATAAAGGTTTGAGGTATTACTTGCAACTCACACAAACACTGGGATTCTGTGCGACGACGCGGTCCAAGAACAGCCCTAGAGCAGTACGAGCGTTTAGCGACACTAATCGTACGAACGCTTGGCGCATTGGCGTCGGTGCTTCGAGATGCTCACATTGCCTAGGCAAGCAGATTTTCATTGGACCTACTGCGGGACAGCGATCCCTGCCGAACTGATCTTGGTGCTTGTGGCTCTCAATTTGCCCAATGCGGATCATGCGGCTTTGCACCGGAGCACTCAAAGATCACCTAAGGTAAGATAAAGATGGCAACAACGCTCGGCGTCATTTACGGGAATCGGGATTTTTTCCCCGATCATTTGATAACTGCAGCGCGGCAAGAGTGCACGGAGCTCTTCCAGCGATTCAGTATCAATATGGTCGCGTTACAGGAGTCCGACTCTAAACTTGGCGGAGTTGAGACTCATTCCGACGCCCGTAAGTGCGCAGACCTTTTCAGGAAGTATCGTGAGGCCATCGACGGCGTGTTGATCGTGTTGCCGAACTTCGGCGACGAGAAGGGCGTTGCCGACACGCTGAAATTGGCGAACTTGAACGTGCCCGTCTTGGTTCAGGCGTATCCTGACGAGCTCGACAAGCTCAGCCCGGACTTGCGGCGTGACGCGTTCTGCGGCAAGATTTCCGTTTGCAACAATCTGTATCAAGCGGGCATCAGATACTCTCTCACCAACCAGCACACGGTGCGGCCCTCGAGCGATTCATTCCGCAAAGACCTATCGAAGTTCTTGGCAGTTTGCCGGGTTGTCAATGGCTTACGTGGAGCGAGGCTTGGTGCTGTGGGGGCTCGCCCAGGGGCGTTCAACACGGTTCGCTACAGCGAAAAACTGCTGGAGCGACATGGCGTCAGCGTAACGACCGTCGACCTGTCGGAGTTCCTCGCCCAGGTGGAGAAGATGAAGTCCGACGACGCCGAGGTGCAACGGAAGGTTGGTGAAATCACCTCCTACGCGTCGGCTCGAAACGTACCGCCAGAGCCATTGATCCAAATGGCCAAGCTGGCGTTAGTCCTCGGCCGCTGGATGGACGACAACGCTCTAGACGCCACGGCAATCCAATGCTGGACCTCGATGCAGCAGAATTTTGGCTGCAACATATGCACTGTCATGAGCATGATGAGCCAGAAATTCATGCCCAGCGCCTGCGAAGTTGACGTCACAGGCGTTCTGACCATGTACGCCATGCAGTTGGCAGGTGACTCGCCCAGCGCCCTGGTGGACTGGAACAACAATTATGCCGACGACCCTGACAAGTGCGTGCTGTTTCACTGTGGCAACTGGGCCAAATCCTTTTTGCACGACATTGAGATCTCGACGGCCCCTATCCTGGGCACGATTGTCGGCGTCGAGAACACCTACGGCGCCCTCGCCGGGCGCACCCCAGCGGGGCCGCTGACCTACGGACGGCTAACGACCGATGACGCCGCGGGCAAGATTCGTGCCTACGTCGGGAACGGCGCATTGACCGCCGATGAATTGACGACGTTCGGCAATCGCGCCGTTGCGCGAGTGCCGAATCTGAAGGAGCTTCTTCGGCATGTCTGTTCCCAGGGTTATGAACATCACGTGGTAATGAATCAATCTCACTCGGCGGATGCGCTCGAAGAAGCGTTCTCCAACTACATGGGCTGGGAAGTCTACCATCACGGAAGAATGATCGATGCTTAGCGAACTATCCTTAGAATTGAAATCGTGGCAATATCGCCGGCGAATCCTTGAGATTATTAAGACTGCCGGGGCGGGGCACACGGCCGGAAGCCTTTCCTGCGTCGACATTCTCAACGTACTGTACAACTGCGTGTTGAATGTCTCCCCCGCTAACATTAACGATCCGAACCGAGACCGCTACTTGCAGAGCAAAGGTCACTCGGTAGAAGCGTTGTTCGTCGTGCTAGCCGAACAGGGGTTCTATGATAACAATGAACTCGAGACGCTCTGTCGCTATCAGTCTCACTTTGTGGGACACCCAACCCGTAAGATCCCTGGAATCGAGCAAAACACCGGCGCATTGGGGCACGGACTGCCAATCGCCGTCGGCATGGCGAAAGCCGCACAGCTCGACGGGGCCAACTACCGCGTCTTTACCCTGCTGGGAGACGGCGAACTCGCGGAAGGATCCAATTGGGAAGCGGCAATGCTGGCCGCGCACTATCGTCTCGACAGCCTCACGGCGATAGTCGACTATAACACATTGCAGATTACTGGCCGTACGTCGGAGGTTTGCGACAATTCACCGATCGACGAGAAGTTTACGGCCTTCGGGTGGAATGTCAAAGTCATGGACGGCCACGCCTTTGGGGAGATGCGGGAGACCTTGGCAGAAGCTCCCGTGCTCGGAAAGCCAACCGCTGTGATTGCGAAAACCCTGAAAGGCAAAGGCGTGAGTTTTATGGAAGACGCGGTCAAGTGGCACCATGGCGTACCCAACGACGATGAATATGCAAAGGCCCTTGCCGAAATCGATTCAGCAATTACTTCGCTGGAGGTCGTGGTATGAGCGCATCCGCTCCTGAACTATTCAGCCCTGCCGCGACAGATTTGATCGAACAGCACGGATACAGCATAGGCCAACCCAACCTTGTTGCGTTTGCCGAAACGCTGCTAGAGTTGGCTCGCGCGAACTCAAACATTCTAGCAGTGACTAGCGATTCGCGTGGTTCTGGCAAGATCTCAGGCCTCGGCGTCGAACTTCCGAATCAGATTGTCGAAGTCGGCATCGCAGAGCAGAATTTAGTCGGCGTGTCGGCCGGGTTGGCGTCTTGCGGCAAAGTTGTGTACGCGGTTTCGCCAAGCTGCTTTCTAACGGCGCGGGCCCTTGAACAGATCAAGAACGACGTTTGCTATTCGGACAACCCGGTAAAACTGATCGGCATCAGCGCCGGGGTCAGCTATGGCGCCCTCGGCACGACGCACCATTCGCTGCATGACCTGTCCGCATTGCGAGCCATCAACAACATCGACATCGTTGTGCCTGCCGACAACTTTGAGACGCAGCAAGTCATTCGTCAGGCGGCGGAGCGGACATCGCCGATCTACATTCGATTTGGCAAGGCGCCCATGGTGACGCTGCCCCGCGTTCAACCAGGGTTTCAGATTGGCGAAGCGTCGGTCATTCGCGATGGCGGCGATGTGGCGTTCATCGCTACTGGCGAGACCGTCGTGCATTGCCTGTTGGCCGCCGATAAGTTGGTGGATCAGGGGCTGAACTGCCGAGTCATCAGCATGCACACCGTCAAACCGCTTGACAAAGACGCGTTGTTCGAAGCAGCAGACCGCTGCCAGGCGATCGTGACGGTTGAAGAGCACATGGTCAACGGGGGCCTGGGTGAAGCGTGTGCTAGGATGCTGCTGGAGTCTGGGCGACATACTCCTTTCCGTGCGGTTGGCATTCCTGACGAGTACACGGTAACCGGCAGTCAGTCGGACATTTTTCGACACTACGGCATCTCGATGGAAGGGCTTGTGCAAACGGCTACGCAACTTTTGGAGCGGGTTCACTAGAGCTTCCCTCGAGATACGACTCCCCAATGTTGCTCAGTATCGACCAAAGCACGTCCGCCACGAAGGCGATTATCTTCAGCCAGCGAGGCGAGCTGCTCGCCAAGGCTTCGCGTGCACACGAACAGATTTACCCCCAGCCAGGCTGGGTCGAACACAACGCCAACGAGATCTGGGTAAACACACTGCGTGTCATTGCCGAGTTGGCTAAAGAACAACCCCATCTCGTTGGCGAAGTGCAGTTTCTCAGTATTTCCGATCAGCGAGAAACCGCTGTCGTTTTCGATCGACTTACCGGTCAACCACTTCTCAATGCAATCGTCTGGCAATGCCGCCGCG
This genomic interval from Posidoniimonas corsicana contains the following:
- a CDS encoding transketolase; the protein is MLSELSLELKSWQYRRRILEIIKTAGAGHTAGSLSCVDILNVLYNCVLNVSPANINDPNRDRYLQSKGHSVEALFVVLAEQGFYDNNELETLCRYQSHFVGHPTRKIPGIEQNTGALGHGLPIAVGMAKAAQLDGANYRVFTLLGDGELAEGSNWEAAMLAAHYRLDSLTAIVDYNTLQITGRTSEVCDNSPIDEKFTAFGWNVKVMDGHAFGEMRETLAEAPVLGKPTAVIAKTLKGKGVSFMEDAVKWHHGVPNDDEYAKALAEIDSAITSLEVVV
- a CDS encoding DUF1593 domain-containing protein encodes the protein MSRAIVFPVLLSCLAAEVAATQAVGLKPEASKPRIVVTTDLGADPDDEQSLVRLLVSANEFDIEGLVVSTGCWKKSQSNTRMLDKIVAAYGKVLPNLQVHAKGFPSLEYLKSISVVGQTGYGMDDVGDGKDTKGSDLIIASVDKDDTRPVWVGCWGGANNVAQAIWKVQKTRSEAELKKFLAKLRVFDILGQDDAGAWIAKNFPDVLYIRATGVYGWAPSDEYLDEHIQSHGPLGAVYPDRKWATEGDTPAFMHVYPNGLNDPDKIDQGGWGGRFGLTKKTGIKSMSGVKGEERKFDPYDMYGNTSEGAGAIKRWKTGYNNNFQARMDWSITDEYSKANHHPIAVVNGDKTRDVLEVRASAGSTVKLSAAGSSDPDDDSLSYSWKFYKEPSSYDGNVSIKGDSSAEAEVSIPANAADQDIHVILELHDDGLPNLYAYRRVVVSVGALQANKADKAGVPRAVEGEESVGQSFNTWLKSYIPTKYADAKIDDHGGWTQAHLSNLIASWAPWNESGMTLKGVHDIEEGEALFVSKAKNSDWPESNSVTYWEGAGYYISSYQAESMADWNVEGSTVVQFDGDPKQFASEVAKAFSASRQSSVYRADATLLVSTATAAPERLRVIMTSDFPPIGVVKSGNVPNNQKSDPDDMQSMVRFLLYSNEFDVEGLIASAGTFAMEAHKKNILDVIDRYEMVYDNLKKHDANYPTPDALRAVTFEGKGNNHGLKIKWGRGKQPYTDIVGEGLDSEASRAIIAAADKPDPRPIWIGVWGGPREVAQAIWDVKNTRSEAELKAFISKLRVFLIAYQDASHGWLMEEFPDLFIIDSRKTYQGMFGGRDALSDLAWVNKHVRNDHGPLAEIYPHEGMGCTGVCEGDSPTFMYLVSANRGINDPEDPTQPSWGGQYRRKPNTSHYVDGPGGSSIAKWREQYQREFAVRVDWCLGP
- a CDS encoding transketolase family protein, with the protein product MSASAPELFSPAATDLIEQHGYSIGQPNLVAFAETLLELARANSNILAVTSDSRGSGKISGLGVELPNQIVEVGIAEQNLVGVSAGLASCGKVVYAVSPSCFLTARALEQIKNDVCYSDNPVKLIGISAGVSYGALGTTHHSLHDLSALRAINNIDIVVPADNFETQQVIRQAAERTSPIYIRFGKAPMVTLPRVQPGFQIGEASVIRDGGDVAFIATGETVVHCLLAADKLVDQGLNCRVISMHTVKPLDKDALFEAADRCQAIVTVEEHMVNGGLGEACARMLLESGRHTPFRAVGIPDEYTVTGSQSDIFRHYGISMEGLVQTATQLLERVH
- a CDS encoding L-fucose/L-arabinose isomerase family protein, with amino-acid sequence MATTLGVIYGNRDFFPDHLITAARQECTELFQRFSINMVALQESDSKLGGVETHSDARKCADLFRKYREAIDGVLIVLPNFGDEKGVADTLKLANLNVPVLVQAYPDELDKLSPDLRRDAFCGKISVCNNLYQAGIRYSLTNQHTVRPSSDSFRKDLSKFLAVCRVVNGLRGARLGAVGARPGAFNTVRYSEKLLERHGVSVTTVDLSEFLAQVEKMKSDDAEVQRKVGEITSYASARNVPPEPLIQMAKLALVLGRWMDDNALDATAIQCWTSMQQNFGCNICTVMSMMSQKFMPSACEVDVTGVLTMYAMQLAGDSPSALVDWNNNYADDPDKCVLFHCGNWAKSFLHDIEISTAPILGTIVGVENTYGALAGRTPAGPLTYGRLTTDDAAGKIRAYVGNGALTADELTTFGNRAVARVPNLKELLRHVCSQGYEHHVVMNQSHSADALEEAFSNYMGWEVYHHGRMIDA